AGAGCTTCGAGGTGCTGGACTGAAGGGGCCCCCTCCCCGCTCGTTACACTCGCCGCCCCTCCCCCAATAACTACCTGGGGGAGGGGCGTTTGCATGCATCCGTGCGGGGCGCACCGTCCCTTCGCTCCCCATTCCCCATTCCCCATTCCCCATTCCCCATTCCCCGCAGTTCACCCCGCCGCCGCACCCACCGGTCGCGCCGCCCCGGCGGCGAATTCGCGGGCGGCCTGGACGAACGCCCAGAACAGCCGCCGGTTGGGATCGCGCTGGTCCTGCGGGGCCTCGGCCTCGCCGCGCTCGGGGTGCCACTGGACGCCGCAGATCCACGTGTCGCCGGTCCCCTCCACGCCCTCCACCACGCCGTCCTCGGCCCAGGCGGATGCGCGCAGGCCCTCGCCCAGCGCGTCCACGGCCTGGTGGTGGAAGGAGTTGATGAAGAGGGCGCGCGTGCCAAAGATCGCGGCCAGCCCGCTCCCCTCTTCGACGGTGGCGTGGTGCCACTCCTTGTCCACCGGCGCGGACTGCTCGTGGAGGAGGCCGCCGGTGCGCTGCGAGGGGATGTCCTGGATCAGCGTGCCGCCGAGCCCCACGTTCAGCACCTGCATCCCGCGGCAGATGCCGAGCACCGGAATGCCGCGCCGCACCGCCGCCGCCAGCGCCGCCAGCTCCACCGCGTCGCGCGCCGGGTTCACGGAGGTGACGGTGGGGTGCGGCGACTGGCCGTAGCGCGCCGGGTCCACGTCCTCGCCGCCGGTGAGCATCAGCCCGTGCGCCACTCCCACGATCTGCTCCACCGAGGCCAGGTCGTGCGCCGGGGTCAGCAGCAGGGTGGCGCCCCCGGGCCCCTCCACCGATGCGATGTACTGCGCGTTCAGCTTCACCCCCGGCAGCCCGTGCGCCCCCACGGGCGCGAGCGAGGTGGTTACGGCGATCAGCGGACGTTCCGGGTTCAGCAACAGATCTGTGTCTTCCACGGCTTGTTCTCTTCGGGTTCTTCAGGCGGCACGATGTTCGACGCGGTATGACTGGCGCAAACACGGGGCCGGGATGGCGGTGGCAGGCCCCCTCCCCGCTCGTCACCTCGCTGCCCCTCCCCCAAAACAACCTGGGGGAGGGGCGCACGCATGCATCTGTGCGGGGTGCATGTGGCGGCGCGGGGGTGGGCACGGGCAGCCACGTGGGGCGGCCCCTACCAGGATCGGTGTGCGCGCGGGGTGGCGGAGCGGCGCCGGGCACGGGCGCGATGAATCGCGCCCCTACGAGGGCGTCTGCGTGATGTCGGCGTATCCAAGCCCCCTCTCATGATAACAGCGAGGGCGCAGCCCTCTCCTGTTATTGGGAGAGGGGGCAGGCGAGTGTAACGAGCCGGGGGTGAGGGCCCACGGCCCGCTCCTTGTATCCATCAACCCGCCAAATGCCCAAGAAAGCAACCAAAGAGCGGCCCTGGCGCAGGGTCGGCACCCCCGAGACGGGGTTCAGCTACCTGCGAGGCGACGGCGCGCCGCTCAAGAGCAAGGCGGCGCTGGAGCGCATCCGCAAGCTGGTGATCCCGCCGGCGTGGACGGACGTGGAGATCTCGCCCGATCCCGAGGCCAAGGTGCAGGTCACCGGGATCGACAAGGCGGGGCGCAAGCAGTACCGCTACAACGCCGAGTTCACCGCCAAGCGCTCCCGCGGCAAGTACCGCAAGCTGCTCGACCTGGCGCGCTGCATCCCGCACCTGCGCGAGGTCACGGACGAGCACCTGGGGCGCGAAGGCGTCGGGCGCGAGCGCGTGCTGGCCACCATCGTGCGGCTGATGATGCGCGGCGCCTTCCGCGTGGGGAGCGAGCGCTACGCCACCGAGAACAAGACCTTCGGCCTCGCCACGCTGCGCAAGAACCACCTGCGCATCGAGGGGAACAACCTCGTCTTCAAGTACCGCGGCAAGAAAGCCGTCCACCAGCGGCAGGTGGTGGCGGACACGCCGCTGGTGGAGGTGATGCGCGAGATCCTGGAGATCCCCGGACCGCGCCTCTTCAAGTACCGGGACGACGAGGGAAAGGCGCACCCCGTGAC
This genomic window from Longimicrobium sp. contains:
- a CDS encoding gamma-glutamyl-gamma-aminobutyrate hydrolase family protein: MEDTDLLLNPERPLIAVTTSLAPVGAHGLPGVKLNAQYIASVEGPGGATLLLTPAHDLASVEQIVGVAHGLMLTGGEDVDPARYGQSPHPTVTSVNPARDAVELAALAAAVRRGIPVLGICRGMQVLNVGLGGTLIQDIPSQRTGGLLHEQSAPVDKEWHHATVEEGSGLAAIFGTRALFINSFHHQAVDALGEGLRASAWAEDGVVEGVEGTGDTWICGVQWHPERGEAEAPQDQRDPNRRLFWAFVQAAREFAAGAARPVGAAAG